A section of the Alphaproteobacteria bacterium genome encodes:
- a CDS encoding coniferyl aldehyde dehydrogenase, whose amino-acid sequence MTVAVLHPLGGSGPKRSPITEERLAGVLADQRAAAVREGTPGAAQRRADLDKLLKAVLANQVAIAEAIAADFGHRSPVETALAEVYTTVDTIRHARRHLGRWMRPRRRPVSLPFLPARAQVVYQPLGVVGIISPWNYPFYLALSPLIGVLAAGNRAMIKPSELVPRTADLIENLIADTFAEDQVAVVTGGVTLGEVMAGLPFDHLLFTGSTRVGRLVMRAAAANLTPLTLELGGKSPVIVAPGFDLERAARSIVAGKLLNAGQTCIAPDYVLTPEGTLDALVAQIKLFVARMYPRLGDNPDYSAIVNERHFARLNGLVEDAVDQGAQVIEINPAGEDLTAGGPGPGLKLAPKLVIEPSDRMQVMQDEIFGPILPIRSYRVLDDALADVAARPRPLALYYFDSDARRIERVLGETVSGGVSINETLLHVAQEALPFGGVGPSGMGRYHGFDGFESFSHKKGVFRQSRLNGTALMHPPYGKLARTMLKTLIGR is encoded by the coding sequence ATGACTGTTGCGGTGTTGCATCCGCTGGGTGGGAGCGGGCCCAAGCGCTCCCCCATCACCGAGGAACGGCTGGCCGGCGTGCTGGCGGACCAGCGTGCCGCGGCAGTCCGCGAGGGCACGCCGGGGGCGGCCCAGCGCCGGGCCGATCTCGACAAGCTGTTGAAGGCGGTGCTGGCCAACCAAGTCGCCATCGCCGAAGCCATCGCCGCCGATTTCGGCCACCGTTCGCCGGTCGAGACGGCGCTGGCCGAGGTCTACACCACGGTCGACACCATCCGCCATGCGCGGCGCCACCTGGGACGCTGGATGCGGCCTCGCCGCCGGCCGGTATCGCTGCCCTTCCTGCCGGCCCGGGCCCAGGTGGTCTATCAGCCGCTCGGCGTGGTGGGCATCATCTCGCCCTGGAACTATCCCTTTTATCTGGCGCTGAGTCCGCTGATCGGCGTCCTGGCGGCGGGCAACCGGGCGATGATCAAGCCTTCCGAGTTGGTGCCGCGCACAGCCGATCTGATCGAGAACCTGATCGCCGATACCTTTGCCGAGGATCAGGTGGCGGTGGTCACCGGCGGTGTGACGCTGGGCGAGGTCATGGCCGGGCTGCCCTTCGACCATCTGCTGTTCACCGGCTCGACCCGCGTCGGCCGCCTGGTGATGCGGGCGGCGGCCGCGAACCTGACGCCGCTGACGCTGGAACTGGGCGGCAAGTCGCCGGTCATCGTGGCGCCGGGCTTCGATCTCGAACGCGCCGCCCGCTCGATCGTCGCCGGCAAGCTCTTGAATGCCGGCCAGACCTGCATCGCGCCCGACTACGTGCTGACGCCGGAGGGCACGCTCGATGCCCTGGTGGCCCAGATCAAGCTGTTCGTGGCCCGCATGTATCCTCGGCTCGGCGACAATCCCGATTACAGCGCCATCGTCAACGAACGCCACTTCGCCCGCCTCAATGGCCTTGTCGAGGACGCCGTCGATCAGGGCGCCCAGGTCATCGAGATCAACCCGGCCGGCGAGGATCTTACGGCCGGCGGCCCGGGCCCCGGGCTCAAGCTGGCGCCCAAGCTGGTCATCGAGCCCAGCGACCGGATGCAGGTCATGCAGGACGAGATCTTCGGACCCATCCTGCCTATCCGCAGCTACCGCGTGCTCGACGATGCCCTGGCCGATGTGGCGGCCCGGCCACGGCCGCTGGCGCTCTACTATTTCGACAGCGACGCCAGGCGCATCGAACGAGTGCTCGGGGAAACCGTCTCGGGCGGCGTCTCGATCAACGAGACGCTGCTGCACGTGGCCCAGGAAGCCTTGCCCTTTGGCGGCGTCGGGCCCAGCGGCATGGGCCGCTACCACGGTTTCGACGGCTTCGAGAGCTTTTCGCACAAGAAGGGCGTGTTCCGCCAAAGCCGCCTCAACGGCACGGCGCTGATGCACCCGCCCTACGGCAAGCTGGCCCGCACGATGCTAAAGACGCTCATCGGCCGGTGA
- the fabG gene encoding 3-oxoacyl-ACP reductase FabG: MPPSLSEAPPQGRPLAGRHAVVTGGSRGIGAAIAAELAGLGADLTLMGRNSEALGQQREILIATHGGQVFHYQVDVGQADQVAQRFEWAANTLGPVAILVNNAGISPSAPFHRVDEALWHEVMETNLSGPFRCTQAVLPAMLEAGWGRVVNIASTAGKIGYRYVTAYCAAKHGLIGLTRSLALEVAQKGVTVNAVCPGFTATAIVSESVAEIVAKTGRTDAEALAEITKYNPQGRLIEPIEVAQAVAWLCLPSSGAVTGQSIMVDGGEAMP, from the coding sequence ATGCCCCCCAGTTTGTCAGAGGCGCCGCCACAGGGCCGCCCCCTGGCCGGCCGCCACGCCGTGGTCACCGGTGGCAGCCGCGGCATCGGCGCCGCCATCGCCGCTGAGCTAGCCGGGCTGGGAGCCGACCTCACGCTAATGGGCCGCAACAGCGAGGCGCTGGGACAGCAACGCGAAATCCTGATCGCCACCCATGGCGGCCAGGTCTTCCACTACCAGGTCGACGTGGGCCAGGCCGACCAGGTGGCCCAGAGATTCGAGTGGGCGGCTAACACCCTGGGCCCGGTCGCTATCCTGGTCAACAACGCCGGCATCTCGCCCAGCGCGCCCTTTCACCGGGTCGACGAAGCGCTCTGGCACGAGGTCATGGAGACCAACCTCTCGGGCCCCTTTCGCTGCACCCAGGCAGTGCTGCCGGCAATGCTCGAGGCCGGCTGGGGGCGCGTCGTCAACATCGCCTCGACGGCCGGCAAGATAGGTTATCGTTACGTTACGGCCTATTGTGCGGCCAAGCACGGCCTGATCGGGCTGACGCGTTCGCTGGCACTGGAGGTGGCGCAAAAGGGCGTCACAGTGAACGCCGTCTGTCCGGGCTTCACCGCTACCGCCATCGTCTCCGAATCGGTGGCCGAGATCGTCGCCAAGACGGGGCGGACGGACGCCGAGGCGCTGGCCGAGATCACCAAGTACAACCCCCAGGGCCGGCTGATCGAGCCCATCGAGGTGGCCCAGGCCGTGGCTTGGCTCTGCCTGCCCTCCTCGGGCGCCGTGACCGGCCAGTCGATCATGGTCGACGGCGGCGAGGCCATGCCGTGA
- a CDS encoding MarR family transcriptional regulator — MSEVGDLESALADGGQPELRTWLRLLTCSTLIEQQVRRHLRRRFATTLPRFDMLAQLDRGRNLTMSELSHRLMVSNGNVTGLIDRLVKEGLVSRSPAPDDRRSQMVRLTNKGQCAFDAMLPIHNGWIEDLIGGLEQAEMKQLLALLAKLKRSLINAKQTGDMR, encoded by the coding sequence GTGAGCGAGGTCGGCGATCTCGAATCGGCGCTTGCCGACGGCGGCCAGCCCGAGCTCAGAACCTGGCTCAGGCTGTTGACCTGTTCGACCCTGATCGAGCAGCAGGTGCGCCGGCACCTGCGGCGGCGCTTCGCCACGACGCTGCCGCGCTTCGACATGCTGGCCCAGCTCGATCGCGGCCGGAATTTGACCATGAGCGAGCTTTCGCACCGGCTCATGGTCTCCAACGGCAACGTCACCGGACTGATCGATCGCCTGGTCAAGGAGGGGCTGGTCTCGCGCTCGCCGGCGCCCGACGACCGGCGCAGCCAGATGGTGCGCCTGACGAACAAGGGTCAATGCGCCTTCGACGCCATGCTGCCCATCCACAACGGCTGGATCGAAGACCTGATCGGCGGCCTCGAGCAGGCCGAAATGAAACAACTGCTGGCCCTGCTGGCAAAACTGAAACGTTCCCTCATCAACGCCAAGCAAACAGGAGACATGAGATGA
- a CDS encoding enoyl-CoA hydratase family protein, protein MKIVDPAAIKPEHFLWTVDGYVATMTLNNPSRKNPLTFDSYGEIRDVFRELQFVDDVRAVVITGAEDNFCSGGDVHDIIGPLVRMDMPDLLKFTHMTGEAIKAIRACPQPVISAIDGICAGAGAILAMASDLRYGTAAAKVAFLFNRVGLAGCDMGACAILPRIIGQGRASDLLYTGRSMSGEEGERWGFFNRLCDSENLLAEAQEMAARLANGPSFANAMTKRALHQEWTMGIDEAIEAEAQSQAICMMTKDYKRAYDAFVAKEKPAFEGN, encoded by the coding sequence ATGAAAATCGTCGACCCCGCCGCCATCAAGCCCGAACACTTCCTTTGGACCGTAGACGGCTACGTCGCCACCATGACGCTCAACAACCCGTCGCGCAAAAACCCACTGACCTTCGACAGCTACGGCGAGATCCGCGACGTCTTTCGCGAGTTGCAGTTCGTCGACGACGTCCGGGCCGTGGTGATAACCGGCGCCGAGGACAACTTCTGCTCGGGCGGCGACGTGCACGACATCATCGGCCCGCTGGTGCGCATGGACATGCCGGACCTTTTGAAGTTCACCCACATGACGGGCGAGGCCATCAAGGCCATCCGGGCCTGTCCCCAGCCCGTGATATCGGCCATCGACGGCATCTGCGCCGGTGCCGGCGCCATCCTGGCCATGGCCTCGGACCTGCGCTACGGAACAGCCGCCGCCAAGGTGGCGTTCCTCTTCAATCGCGTCGGACTGGCCGGCTGCGACATGGGCGCCTGCGCCATACTGCCGCGCATCATCGGCCAGGGCCGGGCCAGCGATCTCTTGTATACCGGGCGCTCCATGAGCGGCGAGGAAGGCGAACGCTGGGGCTTCTTCAACAGGCTTTGCGACAGCGAGAACCTGCTGGCCGAGGCCCAAGAGATGGCGGCGCGCCTGGCCAACGGTCCCTCCTTCGCCAACGCCATGACCAAGCGCGCGCTGCACCAGGAATGGACCATGGGCATAGACGAGGCCATCGAGGCCGAAGCCCAGTCCCAGGCCATCTGCATGATGACCAAGGATTACAAGCGCGCCTACGACGCCTTCGTGGCCAAGGAAAAGCCCGCATTCGAGGGTAATTAG
- a CDS encoding AMP-binding protein — MLDPSAHHDSFARDNLPPEEDWAEMDWSSLPELAAYGKHINCASELLDRHIAEGNGQRPVLHFGELTWSYAELQDRANRIAQVLTDDLAIKPGNRVLLRAPNNPMYVAVWFAVMKVGAVAVATMPLLRARELTFMADKAEVALALCDRRLADELEQTLVDSSCLERALYFSPTGAEPEPGSLEELMVGKSGDFTNVVTSADDVALIAFTSGTTGQPKGCTHFHRDIMAICDTFSRYVLKPGPDDVFCGTPPVAFTFGLGALVTFPMHAGAATALIETPGPDVLLGCIQQHRATVCFTAPTMYRAMAGLVAEHDISSLAKCVSAGETLPLPTFETWRHATGLSIIDGIGSTEMLHIFIAAAGDEIRPGATGKPIPGFKAQVTDDDGKPVPPGTVGRLAVRGPTGCRYLANPERQAGYAQGGWNYTGDAYLCDEDGYFWFQARADDMIISAGYNISGPEVEEALLDHEAVQECAVVASPDPERSFIVKAFVILREGAAAGEATVKMLQDHVKATIATYKYPRAIDFVSELPRTETGKVQRFKLRQQELEKA; from the coding sequence ATGCTTGATCCCAGCGCCCATCACGACAGCTTCGCCCGCGACAATCTGCCGCCCGAGGAGGACTGGGCCGAGATGGACTGGTCTTCGCTGCCCGAGCTGGCGGCCTACGGCAAGCATATCAATTGCGCCTCCGAACTCCTCGACCGCCACATCGCCGAGGGCAACGGCCAGCGCCCGGTGCTGCATTTCGGAGAGCTCACCTGGAGCTACGCCGAGCTGCAAGACCGCGCCAACCGCATCGCCCAAGTGCTGACCGACGATTTGGCCATCAAGCCCGGCAACCGGGTGCTGCTGCGGGCGCCCAACAATCCCATGTACGTGGCGGTCTGGTTCGCCGTCATGAAGGTGGGCGCCGTGGCCGTCGCCACCATGCCGCTGTTGCGCGCCCGCGAGCTCACCTTCATGGCCGACAAGGCGGAGGTGGCGCTGGCGCTATGCGACCGGCGGCTGGCGGACGAGCTCGAGCAAACGCTGGTGGATTCGAGCTGCCTCGAACGGGCGCTCTACTTCAGCCCCACCGGCGCGGAACCGGAGCCCGGCAGCCTCGAGGAACTGATGGTCGGAAAATCCGGCGACTTCACCAACGTCGTGACCTCGGCCGACGACGTGGCGCTGATCGCCTTCACCTCGGGCACCACCGGCCAGCCCAAGGGTTGCACGCACTTTCACCGCGACATCATGGCGATTTGCGACACCTTCTCGCGCTATGTGCTGAAACCCGGGCCCGACGACGTCTTCTGCGGCACGCCGCCGGTGGCGTTCACTTTTGGCCTGGGCGCGCTGGTCACCTTCCCCATGCATGCCGGCGCCGCGACGGCCCTGATCGAGACGCCGGGGCCCGACGTATTGCTCGGGTGCATCCAGCAGCACCGCGCCACGGTCTGCTTCACTGCCCCCACCATGTACCGCGCCATGGCCGGCCTGGTGGCGGAGCACGATATTTCCTCGTTGGCCAAATGCGTCTCGGCCGGCGAGACCCTGCCGCTGCCCACCTTCGAGACCTGGCGCCACGCCACCGGGTTAAGCATCATCGACGGCATCGGCTCGACCGAGATGCTGCATATTTTCATTGCCGCGGCCGGGGATGAAATAAGGCCCGGCGCCACGGGCAAGCCGATCCCGGGATTCAAAGCCCAAGTCACCGACGACGACGGCAAGCCGGTGCCGCCCGGCACCGTCGGCCGCCTGGCCGTGCGCGGCCCCACGGGGTGCCGCTATCTGGCCAACCCTGAACGCCAGGCGGGCTATGCCCAGGGCGGCTGGAACTACACCGGCGACGCCTATCTTTGCGACGAGGACGGCTATTTCTGGTTCCAGGCCCGGGCCGACGACATGATCATCTCGGCCGGCTACAACATCTCCGGCCCCGAGGTCGAGGAAGCGCTGCTGGACCACGAAGCCGTGCAGGAATGCGCCGTGGTCGCCAGCCCCGACCCCGAGCGCAGTTTCATCGTCAAGGCGTTCGTGATCCTGCGAGAGGGCGCGGCGGCGGGCGAGGCCACCGTCAAAATGCTCCAGGACCACGTCAAGGCCACCATCGCCACCTACAAGTACCCCCGCGCCATCGACTTCGTCAGCGAACTGCCGCGCACCGAAACCGGCAAGGTGCAACGCTTCAAGCTGAGGCAGCAGGAATTGGAAAAAGCATGA
- a CDS encoding HigA family addiction module antitoxin, with protein sequence MTANPIHSGEILRDELDERQLSANRLALDLGVAGSRITGILNGRRAIRADTALRLGQYFGNSAKFWMNLQSAYDLEQANNA encoded by the coding sequence ATGACCGCGAATCCCATCCATTCGGGGGAAATCCTCAGGGACGAGCTGGACGAGCGCCAATTGAGCGCCAACCGATTGGCCCTCGACCTCGGGGTGGCGGGCAGCCGCATTACCGGCATCCTCAACGGCCGGCGCGCCATCAGAGCCGATACGGCGTTGCGTTTGGGGCAGTATTTCGGCAACTCGGCAAAATTCTGGATGAACCTGCAAAGCGCCTACGACCTGGAGCAGGCGAACAACGCCTGA
- a CDS encoding GFA family protein: MNRFPGGCLCGAVRYEIERKFLNAMHCYCGMCRKAHGTAYSTHVMLRPDQMRWLAGRERLVAYRSSAAGVREFCPVCGTHVLVHGQTGDDMLAVPAGTLDGDPPLTVRGHMFVADCVQWYRIADDLQQHAGWPPD, translated from the coding sequence ATGAATCGATTCCCCGGCGGCTGTTTGTGCGGCGCTGTGCGCTACGAGATCGAGCGCAAGTTTCTCAATGCCATGCACTGCTATTGCGGCATGTGCCGCAAGGCCCATGGCACAGCCTATTCGACCCACGTCATGTTGCGCCCCGACCAGATGCGCTGGCTGGCCGGGCGTGAACGCCTGGTGGCCTATCGCTCCTCGGCCGCGGGCGTGCGCGAGTTCTGCCCCGTCTGTGGCACGCATGTCCTGGTGCATGGCCAGACCGGCGATGACATGCTGGCTGTTCCCGCAGGCACGCTGGATGGCGACCCACCGCTGACCGTTCGCGGCCACATGTTCGTGGCGGATTGCGTGCAATGGTACCGCATCGCCGACGACCTGCAACAACACGCCGGCTGGCCGCCGGATTGA
- a CDS encoding SDR family NAD(P)-dependent oxidoreductase, translated as MNEQGPVALVAGVGRGTGGAISRRLAAGGYRVALLARSESRLKEFEAELPGSLALPCDITDPAALDHSLARCRAELGEPSIVVHNAARGVWGSFLDIDPAEMEANFQVNTMSLLHLGRAVAPAMVAAGRGAIIVTGNTSAWRGKPDFSGFAPTKAAQRILAEAMARELGPKGVHVAYVVIDAVIDLRWTRKRFPNLPDERFAKTDAIAETVYQVAHQDPGAWSFNVELRPAGEVW; from the coding sequence ATGAACGAACAAGGGCCCGTGGCCCTGGTGGCAGGGGTGGGCCGGGGCACCGGCGGTGCCATCTCGCGGCGCCTGGCGGCCGGCGGCTACCGGGTGGCGCTGCTGGCGCGTTCGGAAAGCCGCTTGAAGGAGTTCGAAGCCGAATTGCCGGGTAGTCTGGCGCTGCCTTGCGACATCACCGACCCCGCGGCGCTGGATCACTCCCTGGCGCGCTGCCGGGCCGAGTTGGGCGAGCCCTCGATCGTCGTCCACAACGCCGCCCGCGGCGTCTGGGGCAGTTTCCTGGACATCGATCCGGCCGAAATGGAAGCCAATTTCCAGGTCAACACCATGAGTCTTCTGCACCTCGGCCGCGCCGTGGCGCCGGCCATGGTGGCGGCCGGCCGGGGCGCGATCATCGTCACCGGCAACACCTCGGCCTGGCGCGGCAAGCCCGATTTTTCCGGCTTCGCGCCGACCAAGGCGGCCCAGCGAATTCTGGCCGAGGCCATGGCCCGCGAGCTGGGGCCGAAGGGCGTCCACGTGGCCTACGTGGTGATCGACGCGGTGATCGATCTACGCTGGACCCGCAAACGGTTCCCGAACCTCCCCGACGAACGCTTCGCTAAAACCGATGCCATCGCCGAAACGGTCTACCAAGTGGCCCACCAGGACCCCGGCGCCTGGTCCTTCAACGTCGAGCTGCGTCCGGCCGGCGAGGTCTGGTAG
- a CDS encoding SUMF1/EgtB/PvdO family nonheme iron enzyme, whose translation MNFKFLKFLTALLAVFLLAFGSSPIASTARDMLKALKETPQPIAMVVAPPKLPSRPSQAKPAAEMDFDPGSTFRDCEGCPEMVVIPAGSFRMGDLNGDGSSEEKPVRKVTILNKFAIGKFEVTINEFSTFVKPI comes from the coding sequence ATGAACTTCAAATTTCTGAAATTCCTCACTGCTCTCCTGGCAGTGTTTTTGCTTGCTTTCGGCTCCAGCCCCATTGCCAGCACGGCACGGGATATGCTGAAAGCGTTGAAAGAGACGCCGCAACCTATAGCCATGGTCGTGGCCCCGCCCAAGCTGCCCTCCCGGCCCTCACAAGCCAAACCGGCGGCCGAGATGGATTTTGACCCTGGTTCAACGTTCCGCGATTGTGAGGGTTGCCCTGAGATGGTGGTGATCCCGGCGGGCAGCTTCCGAATGGGCGATCTCAACGGCGACGGCAGCAGCGAAGAGAAACCTGTTCGCAAGGTCACGATCCTCAACAAGTTCGCGATTGGAAAATTCGAAGTGACTATCAACGAGTTTTCCACCTTCGTTAAGCCGATATAG
- a CDS encoding caspase family protein: protein MNTALRSIFPFLAAALCLALAAGGVRAEERASLDDYREFMGYAYEYLEEAKALERRAARAHGNRARTLKALARLNRQMAKQKKVMAETFLSGNQHQRKRAEVRYEELKERAEQIRERGVLSRPLPAATAAPARRPRPPAARNVQVPPRPRDGTVTPALVRQRHERLAELTASLVQRDLIVEVGIEGAPLRDLPDAKSPILRHLGRGDLVHVIASLPSGWGQVAEGGRPIGWIHRRAIHLPPGKANQSVPEKAPAPAPARPTAAPEGVTFPAGPANPDAVAIIVGNRRYRHGDVPEVRFAHNDLAAMRTYVHKTLGFAERNIVELRDATKADLMAHFGSSEEHQGRLYDLVRAGRSDVLVYYSGHGVPGRGGAGYLLPSDGDPGKARLTGYGIDTLIANLAKARARGITVILDTCFSGLSHGGALLPAASGIYLAAKLPGGLKNGAILTAADGSQIASWDTTAGLGLFTRYLLEGLLGQADRAERGGDADGRVSLGEIRGYLQGEMAYQARRRFGRDQTPQIHGDPARLLSRVLDPKFPGFGTDGFGLSKR from the coding sequence ATGAATACTGCCTTGCGAAGCATATTTCCTTTCCTTGCCGCCGCCCTCTGCCTGGCGCTGGCGGCCGGCGGGGTGCGCGCCGAAGAGAGGGCTTCGCTCGACGACTATCGCGAATTCATGGGCTACGCCTATGAATACCTGGAGGAAGCCAAGGCGCTGGAGCGCCGGGCCGCGCGCGCCCACGGCAACCGGGCCCGGACGCTGAAGGCCCTGGCGCGGCTCAACCGCCAGATGGCCAAGCAGAAAAAGGTGATGGCCGAGACTTTCCTCTCGGGCAACCAACACCAGCGCAAGCGGGCCGAGGTGCGTTACGAGGAGCTCAAGGAACGGGCCGAGCAGATCCGCGAACGTGGGGTCCTTTCCCGCCCACTGCCCGCCGCCACCGCGGCCCCGGCGCGCCGGCCGCGACCGCCAGCGGCGCGGAACGTCCAGGTGCCTCCCCGACCCCGCGACGGCACCGTCACGCCGGCCCTGGTGCGCCAGCGCCACGAACGCCTGGCCGAGCTGACCGCCAGCCTGGTGCAGCGCGACCTGATCGTCGAGGTCGGCATCGAGGGGGCGCCGCTACGCGACCTGCCTGACGCCAAATCGCCCATCCTACGCCACCTCGGCCGCGGCGACCTGGTCCATGTCATCGCCAGCCTACCCAGCGGCTGGGGCCAAGTGGCCGAGGGCGGCCGGCCCATCGGTTGGATCCACCGCCGCGCCATTCACCTGCCGCCCGGGAAGGCCAACCAGAGCGTGCCCGAAAAAGCGCCGGCCCCGGCCCCGGCCCGGCCCACCGCCGCGCCCGAAGGCGTCACCTTCCCCGCCGGTCCCGCCAATCCCGACGCCGTGGCCATCATCGTCGGCAACCGCCGCTACCGCCACGGTGACGTACCGGAGGTGCGCTTTGCCCACAACGACCTGGCCGCCATGCGGACCTACGTGCACAAGACGCTGGGCTTCGCCGAGCGCAATATCGTCGAATTGCGCGACGCCACCAAGGCCGACCTGATGGCCCACTTCGGCTCATCCGAAGAACACCAGGGCCGGCTCTACGATCTGGTGCGGGCCGGGCGTTCGGACGTCCTGGTCTACTATTCGGGCCACGGCGTGCCCGGCCGTGGTGGTGCCGGTTACCTGCTGCCCAGCGACGGCGATCCCGGCAAGGCGCGCCTCACGGGCTATGGCATCGATACGCTGATCGCCAACCTGGCCAAGGCCCGGGCCCGCGGCATCACGGTGATACTGGACACCTGCTTTTCGGGGCTCTCGCACGGCGGCGCACTGCTGCCGGCGGCCTCGGGCATCTATCTCGCGGCAAAGCTGCCGGGTGGCCTGAAAAACGGTGCCATCCTGACGGCCGCCGATGGCAGCCAAATCGCATCTTGGGATACCACGGCCGGGCTTGGCCTCTTTACCCGCTACCTGCTCGAAGGCCTGCTGGGTCAAGCCGACCGGGCCGAGCGCGGCGGCGACGCCGACGGCCGGGTATCGCTGGGCGAGATTCGCGGCTACCTGCAGGGCGAGATGGCCTACCAGGCTCGGCGGCGCTTCGGCCGCGACCAGACACCCCAGATCCACGGCGACCCGGCGCGGCTGCTGAGCAGAGTCCTCGATCCGAAATTTCCGGGTTTCGGCACCGACGGATTCGGACTGAGCAAGCGCTAA